From the genome of Abyssicoccus albus, one region includes:
- the rplS gene encoding 50S ribosomal protein L19, translated as MNQLIQDITKEQLRDDIPEFRAGDTLRVHVRIVEGDRERIQVFEGVVIKRRGGGISETFTVRKISYGVGVERTFPVHTPKIDKIEVMRQGKVRRAKLYYLRELRGKAARIQERRRT; from the coding sequence ATTAATCAATTAATCCAAGACATTACGAAAGAGCAACTACGCGATGATATTCCTGAATTCCGCGCTGGTGATACTTTACGTGTTCACGTACGTATCGTCGAAGGTGATCGTGAACGTATTCAGGTATTTGAAGGTGTAGTCATTAAGCGTCGTGGTGGCGGTATTTCTGAAACATTTACAGTTCGTAAGATTTCTTACGGTGTAGGTGTTGAACGTACATTCCCAGTGCATACACCGAAAATCGACAAGATTGAAGTAATGCGTCAAGGTAAGGTACGTCGTGCTAAACTTTACTACTTACGTGAGTTACGTGGTAAAGCTGCGCGTATCCAAGAACGTCGTCGCACATAA